The genomic window CCTTCGCCAAGGCCGCCGTCGTCGAGGCCATCGACGCCGAGATCCCGCTCGCGGTCGTCATCACCGAGGGCATCGCGGTCCACGACTCCGCCGCGTTCTACGCGTACGCCGTGTCGCAGGGCAACAAGACGCGGATCATCGGCCCGAACTGCCCGGGTCTGATCACCCCCGGTCAGTCGAACGCCGGCATCATCCCCGGTGACATCACCAAGCCGGGCCGCATCGGTCTGGTCTCGAAGTCCGGCACGCTGACGTACCAGATGATGTACGAGCTCCGTGACATCGGCTTCTCCTCGGCCGTCGGCATCGGTGGCGACCCCGTCATCGGTACGACGCACATCGACGCGCTCGCCGCGTTCGAGGCCGACCCCGACACCGACCTCATCGTGATGATCGGTGAGATCGGTGGCGACGCGGAGGAGCGGGCCGCCGACTTCATCAAGGCGAACGTGAAGAAGCCGGTCGTCGGTTACGTCGCGGGCTTCACCGCGCCCGAGGGCAAGACCATGGGCCACGCCGGCGCCATCGTCTCCGGGTCCTCCGGTACGGCCGCCGCGAAGAAGGAGGCCCTTGAGGCCGCCGGCGTCAAGGTCGGCAAGACGCCGACCGAGACGGCGAAGCTCGCGCGCGAGATCCTCGGCGGCTGATCTTCCGCTCGGCTGAGCCTTTCGCGGGCCCGTACTCCCTTGGGTTGGGGGTGCGGGCCCGCCGGCGTTTCCGGGTGGCTCGGTTTTACGGCCTCCGCCGCTGCCGGGCGGGGGTGCGTTTCGCTCACCGTCGCTCGCCGCGTGCCGCTGCGCCCACCCGTGCCGCCCCAGCGGCACGATGCCCGCAGCTACGTACGGCTATGAGGGTGCCCAGCGGCACGGTTGCCCGCAGCTACGTACGGGCCATGAGGGTGCCCAGCGGCACGGTTGCCCGCAGCTACGTACGGGCCATGAGAGTGCCCAGCGGCACGACTGCCCGCAGCTACGTACGGCCATGAGGGTGCCCGGCGGCACGATTGCCCGCAGGTAGTACTGCGGAGCCGACGGCTCAGTGGGCTTCCGGGTGTACGCGTTCCGGGCCCGCCGCTGCCGCCGATCTGAGTTTGGCTCGGAGTTTCTGCTGGGGCTGGGAGAGGGGGCCGGGGGCTGCTCTTGGGGGGACGCCTCGGACTGGGGTGCCTTGGGGGACGGGGGGTTCGTAGTGGTCGGGGGCGGTGCGGACGGAGAGGGCGGTGGTGGTGAGGAGGAAGATGGTGAAGACGAGGGCGGTGTGGGTCCAGCGGCGGGCGCGGAGGTCGGCTCGGGCGCGGAGCACGATGGGCTCGGTGGGGCCGGGGTCGATGTCGGCGGGCAGCTCGGCCAGGAGGCGGGGGAGGTCGTCGGGCGGGACCTGTTCCTGTAGGCGCGCGGTGACGGTCGCGCGGGCGTAGAGCAGTCGGCCCGCCGCGGCCGGCGTGCTCGCCTCCGTCTCGGCGGCCGTGTCGGGCAGATCGAGGCCGACGCCGTCGTAGAGGAGCAGCGTGCGGCGGTACGGGGGTGGTAGTTCGAGGAGCGCGCTCAGCAGGGCGCGGTCGGTGGGGTCGGCCGGCTGCGGCTCTCGGCGCCAGGGGCGCAGGCAGTGCCAGGGGGAGAGGGCGTACTCGTGGGCCGCCGCCCGCACCCAGCCCGCCGGATCGCGGTCGACAGCCACCTCCGGCCAGCGCTGCCAGGCGAGCTGGAAGGCCCGCTCCACCGCCTCGCGGGCCAGCCTGTGCCGGCCGGTGAGCAGATAGGTCTGCTGTACGAGGGTCGGCGCGCAGTACGCGTAGAGCGCGTCGAAGGCCTGGCCGGGTGTCAGGGGCGGCGGAGCCAGGTCGGGATCGTCGGCGTCGTCCGCGCAGAGGGGCTGCTGGTACCACTCGGCCTCCCCGCTCGGGACGGAGGGGACGGACGGGACGGACGGCTTGCCGGCGGTCTCCGTCACCGGATCGTCTCCCGCCGTACCCACCCTCTCCGGACCGACCCTCGTACGAAAAAGCACATAAGCACATATTGGGCGACACGTGCGCGAATCCCTCGTTACGCCGGTAAAGCGCGTGTCGTTGGGAGCATGGCCGACGTGACGCACGCGACCGACTCGAACGACCCGACCGCGGGGCCGGACCACCCCACCGACCACAGCCGGTCGGCCGCCCCCACGGCACCTACGGCGCCCATGAGGCCCTTGGCGCCGATGTCATCCCCGTCCACGACATTTTCCTCGTCCTCCTCGTCGCCGCTGGCGTTGCTGGCGTCGCTGTACGAGCGGTCGCGCGGCCGGTCGTCCCACCTGGCCGCCGGGATGCTGGGCGGAGTCCTCGCGGCGGGGCTCGGACTCGGGGTGTTCGCCGCGCTCGTGACCCTGCTGTGGATCAGTTCGCCGTACCCGGACAGCGGGCCCGGCGGGGCGCTGCGTGTGGCGGCGGCGCTGTGGCTGCTCTCCCACGGAGTGGAGCTCGTCCGCACCGACACACTCACCGGCGCCCCCGCCCCGGTGGGCCTCGTCCCCCTCCTCCTGCTCGCCCTGCCGGTGGTCCTGCTGCACCGTTCGGCCCGCGACCACGCGGACGACGGCTTCGGTGCGAGCGCCCGTACGACATGGGCCGGTCTCGTCACCGGATACGCGGTCGTCGGCGCGGCGGTCACGCTGTATGCCTCGGGGGGCGTGCTGCGGCCGTCGTGGTTGTGGGCCGCGCTGTGCGTACCGCTGCTGGCGGCGCTCGCGGCGGGCACGGGGGTGTGGGCGGCGCACGGGCGCCCCCAGCTGCCCCTGCCCGCGCTCCTCGGGGGCGCCCCCGAGACGGAGGGCCGACGACACCTCGCGGCCGCCGCCGGACGGGCTGCCGGGGCGGGCGTGCTCGTGCTGGCCGGCGGTGGCGCCCTGCTGGTGGCCGTGTCCCTGGCCTGGCACGGCGGCGTGGCCCGCGACACCTTCCTCCAGCTCACCGAGGGGTGGTCCGGGCGTTTCGCCGTACTGCTGCTCTGCCTCGCCCTCGTCCCGAACGCGGCGCTCTGGGCGGCGGCCTACGCCCTCGGCCCCGGCTTCGTCCTGGGCGCCGGACACATCACCGGACCGCTGCACGCGACCGCCCCGGCCGCTCTCCTGCCCCCGTTCCCCCTGCTCGCGGCCGTCCCGGAGGGTGGGGGCACGCCGGGGTACTGGGTGGTGGGCGCGGTGCCGCTCGCCGCGGGCATGACGGTCGGGTGGTTCACCGCGGCCCGGGCCACCGCCGACCGAACGGCCCCCTGGTCCGCATCCCGGACCATCGCGGCGACCCTCCTCGCCGCCCTCATGTCCGCCGTCGCCGTCGCCCTCCTCGCCCTTCTCGCCGGCGGCTCCCTCGGCGTCGCCACCCTGGCCGACTTCGGACCCGTGTGGTGGCAGGCGGGCGGCGCGGCCGGTGCCTGGGTGGGGGCGGCGGGGATGCCGGTGGCCTTGGTGGCGCGGTGGTGGCGGGTGCTGGTGCTGGTGCGGGCGCGAAAGGCCGCAACCGGACAGGAGAAGAGGTCGGGGGCGGCCGCGGTGCTCCGGCGTGCGTCGGGGGCGAACGCGGGCGTGCGGGTCCCGGGCGACCTGCGGGCGGCAGGTGCTGAGGCCGCGCCGGGGCAGTCCGGCAGGCAGCACGTGGCGGCGGACGGAGCGTCGGGGGGACCTCCGGCTACCGATCAGCCACCGCGGCCGTCCTCTTGGCCGCACCGTCAGCCCCCTGCGAAGAGATCACGTCGACTGCCGGCATGGCTCTCCAGGGGGAAGCGGCCTCCGGCCGAACTCCCGTCCCCGGGCGGCCCCACGGTCACACCGAGCCCGAACTCCAACCCGAGCGCAAGCCTCACGGACGGCCTCGAATCGTACGACGCCCTCGACCCGTACGCCCTCGACCCGTACGCCTTCGAGTCCGCACCCGTGCCACCGCCCGTCCGGGACCTGGACTCCCGCACGGCCCGCCGGCCGACGCTGCGGCGCGAGGTGTCCTCGACGGGACTGCCCTCGACGGGACTGCCCTCGACGGGACTGCCCTCAACGGGACTGTCCTCGACGGGACGGAACGCGTACGAGCGCGCCCCTGACGCAGCCCCTCACTCCGATTCCGGCCTCCGCCCCAACGCCACCTCCGACCCCGAACCCGACGCGAGCCCGGGGGAAGCCGACGACTAGCGCGCGCCCAGCAGCTCCCGTACAGGGCCCTCCGGCAGGAGCTCCTTGCAGGACTTCTCCGAGGCGGTGGTGAGGGAGTCGTTGACGCAGGTGTAGTAGTCCCGGTAGACGAACTGGGCCGTGAAGGTGACGGCGACGATGGCGAGGGCGATCGTGGAGGTCACCAGGCCGCTGATGGCCGCGGTCCGCTGGGGCCGGCCGCTCGGCTCCAGGGGCGCCGGCTGCGCCGCGTCCTGGGTGCGGGGCTTGGCGCGCAGGGCGCTGACGGCCCAGTACACGGCGAGGGAGCCGAGCAGCAGGGCGACGTACGGCCAGGCGAAGAGGGCGAAGAAGAAGGCCCACATGCCGCAGAGCAGGGAGTACCGCGCGCGGCGCTGGACGGGGTCCGCCGGGTCCCAGCGCAGCCCGCTGCCCGGACCGCCCTCGGGGCCCTGACCGGGACCACCCGGTCCGCCCTGGCCACCGGGACGCTCACCGAAGGGCCCACCGGAGCGGCCGGGCTGCCGGTCGCTCCACTGACTGCCCCACGGCGAGTGACCACCACCGCGACCCGCTCCGTCCTCGGAACCCTGGCCGCCCGCGGGCCGGCGTGGCTGCCACGGCCGGTCGGGAGCGCCCTCGGGCGGTGGTGCGAACGGATTGTCGTCCGAAGGACCTGAGCCCTGGCCCCGCCCGGGCTGCCCGGACTGCTCGGGGGTGTCCTCGCTCTCACGCGGAGGCGTGGGAGAGGAACTCCGCTCGCGCAGCAGGAGCGAAGGAAGGCGGAGGCTGCGGTCCGGCATCAGGAGTGCGTCTTCCCCTTGGTGAATACAGCGGTGAAATCGGTGGGTACAGCGGTGAGTCTGGTGGTGCGCTCGGCGGTGAGCCTGGTGGCGCGCTCGGCAGTGAACTGGGTGGTGATGCGGCAGTGAACTCGTCGGTGAAATCTACTGGTACGGCGTGAGCTGTCACTTCGTGAACGCCCCACACATCGACCGCGTTCCCGAGCCCGCTCCTTGCAGACGCTACCTTCCGGCCACGCCCCCGTCCCACGGGGGCCGTCCGGTGTGCCGGTATCGTTGCTGACGGTCGGCCGCTTCGTAGACTTCCCCGTATCGGGGGACGTGAAGCATTCGTATGAATGCACAAGCGCATATTCGGCAGACCCGACGTTCCCCGCAGAACCCGTAGAAAGGGCCCCATCGTGGCCGCCAAGCCCGTGGCCAAGCGCCTCGTCGTGCTGGTCTCCGGATCCGGCACCAACCTCCAGGCGCTGCTGGACGCCATCGCGACGACCGGCGTCGAGGCCTACGGCGCCGAGATCGTGGCCGTCGGAGCCGACCGCGGCGGCATCGAGGGGCTCGCCCGGGCCGAGCGCGCCGGGCTGCCGACCTTCGTCTGCCGGGTCAAGGACCACGGCACCCGCGAGGAGTGGGACGTGGCGCTCGCCGAGGCCGTCGCCGCGTACGAGCCCGATCTCGTCGTCTCCGCCGGGTTCATGAAGATCGTGGGGAAGGAGTTCCTGGCGCGGTTCGGTGGGCGGTTCGTCAACACCCACCCGGCCCTCCTCCCCAGTTTCCCGGGGGCCCACGGGGTGCGGGACGCGCTCGCGTACGGCGCCAGGGTCACCGGCTGCACCGTCCACTTCGTCGACGACGGCGTCGACACCGGGCCGATCATCGCGCAGGGCGTGGTGGAGATCCGGGACGAGGACGACGAGAGCGCTCTGCACGAGCGCATCAAGGAAGTCGAGCGAAGGCTGCTCGTCGATGTCGTGGGGCGGCTCGCCCGTAACGGCTATCGCATTGAGGGACGAAAGGTAGTTATCCAGTGACCGCCGACAGCACTGTCACGGCCGAGAGCGGCCAGAGCGGCACGAGCGACCAGCGGGTCATCCGTCGCGCGCTCGTCAGCGTCTACGACAAGACGGGCCTCGAGGACCTCGCGCGCGGCCTGCACGAGGCGGGCGTCGAACTCGTCTCCACCGGGTCCACCGCCGGGCGCATCGCCGCTGCCGGCGTTCCCGTCACCAAGGTCGAGGAGCTGACCGGCTTCCCCGAGTGCCTGGACGGCCGGGTCAAGACCCTGCACCCCAAGGTGCACGCGGGCATCCTCGCCGACCTGCGCCTGGAGGACCACCGGCGGCAGCTCGCCGAGCTGGGCGTCGAGCCGTTCGACCTCGTCGTCGTGAACCTCTACCCGTTCCGGGAGACCGTCGCCTCCGGCGCCACCCCCGACGAGTGTGTCGAGCAGATCGACATCGGCGGTCCGTCGATGGTCCGCGCCGCCGCCAAGAACCACCCCTCGGTCGCCGTGGTCACCAGCCCGGCGCGGTACGCCGATGTCCTGACGGCCGTGAAGGACGGCGGCTTCGACCTCGCCACCCGCAAGCGGCTGGCCGCCGAGGCCTTCCGGCACACGGCCGAGTACGACATCGCGGTGTCCTCCTGGTTCGCCTCCTCGTACGCGCCCGCCGACGACTCGCAGTTCCCGTCGTTCCTCGCCACCAGCCTGGAGCGCGCGAACACCCTGCGCTACGGCGAGAACCCGCACCAGCCCGCCGCCCTCTACACCGCGGGCACGGGCGGTCTGGCGGAGGCCGAGCAGTTGCACGGCAAGGAGATGTCGTTCAACAACTACACGGACACGGACGCCGCCCGCCGCGCCGCGTACGACCACGCCGAGCCGGCCGTCGCGATCATCAAGCACGCCAACCCGTGCGGCATCGCGATCGGCGCGGACGTCGCCGAGGCACACCGCAAGGCACACGCCTGCGACCCGCTGTCGGCGTTCGGCGGTGTGATCGCGGTCAACCGTCCGGTGTCGAAGGAGATGGCCGAGCAGGTCGCCGAGATCTTCACCGAGGTCATCGTCGCGCCCGACTACGAGGACGGCGCGCTGGAGGCTCTGGCCAAGAAGAAGAACATCCGCGTGCTGCGCTGCCCCGACAGCCCGGCCCACCCCATCGACGTCAAGCCGATCGACGGCGGTGCCCTGCTCCAGGTCACCGACCGCCTCCAGGCCGACGGCGACGACCCCGCCAACTGGACCCTCGCGACCGGCGAGGTCCTCTCCGCCGACGAGCTCGCCGAGCTGGCCTTCGCCTGGAAGGCCTGCCGCGCGGTCAAGTCCAACGCGATCCTCCTCGCCAAGGACGGCGCCTCGGTCGGCGTCGGCATGGGGCAGGTCAACCGCGTCGACTCCGCGAAGCTCGCCGTCGAGCGCGCCGGCGCCGAGCGCGCGCAGGGCTCGTACGCCGCGTCGGACGCCTTCTTCCCCTTCCCTGACGGGCTGGAGATCCTCACCGAGGCCGGCGTCAAGGCCGTCGTCCAGCCCGGCGGTTCGGTCCGCGACGAGCTGGTCGTCGAGGCCGCGCAGAAGGCGGGGATCACGATGTACTTCACGGGGACGCGGCACTTCTTCCACTGAGCCGTCGCCTGCGGGCCGGCCACCGGCTCGGTACGGCGAAGGGGCGCGCCGCTCGAAGCGGCGCGCCCCTCCCGTTTCCGGTCGCGGACCGGTCGTCAGCAGTTCTTGCTGACGACGCCCTTCCATGTCTGGTTGTGGCCCGTGTACCGCTTGCCGTTGAAGTGCACCGGCTTACGGTCCTTCTGGCCCGGGATGCCGCTCTTCTTGTAGCGCTGCTCGTAGTGCAGGTGCGCCCAGCTGCCACCGTTGCTGCCGGTGGAGCCGATGCGGCCGATCTGCGTCTTCGCGCCGACCTTCTGGCCCACCTTGACGTACTTGGTGGCCTTGTCCTGCAGGTGGTAGTAGGCCGTGTACCAGCCGCCGCCGTGGTTGATGATGATCATGTTGCCGGCGCCCTTGTCGTAGTACGCCTTGACCACCTTGCCCTTGTAGCCGGTGTAGACCGGCCGGCCGTCGGACCCGGGATTGCCGTTCACCACGATGTCGATGGCCGGGTTGTGGCCCCAGGTGTTGAGCTGCCACTTGGTGTTGCACTTGAGCGGCATCTGGAACTTGGGCTTGGCCGCTGCCGCCGCCACACCGGCGGACTCGGCGCCGGAGGGCTGGCCGGCGTACGACGTCCCGGCGTTGAGCCCCGCGCTCAGCGACAGTGCCAGTGCGGTGGCACCGAGGGCTACGCTCGCCTTGCGGCGGACGGGCGTGCTTGTGCGCATGAATTGCTCCCCGTTTCTTCCCCGTTGTGCGGGAGCGGATCACGGTGCCCGCTTCCCGTGTGTTGCTGTGGACGTGTCGAGCATGGGCGGGTGGGCGCCGACCCGGTACCTCGGAGGTCCTAGGGTGATCCGCCGGGCCCACACTCGGGCGCCCACTTGTGGGACCGGACGAGCGGGCCGTCGCCGGGGAAGTTGACCTTGGTGTTGTCCAGGACGCAGCCGCTCGGGCTCTTGTAGTCGGGCTCGCTGAAGAGCTGGACGACGATGAACTCGGGGTCGTCGTAACCGTTGTTGAAGGCCGACTTCGGCCTGCTGTCCTTCACCCATGCGCAGGGGATGAACTCGTCGTGCCAGTCGAGGTCGTAGTCGTACCAGTTGCACATCTCGCCCTGCCCGTCGGCCTTCGAGAAGAAGCAGATGTCTCCCCGGGCGCAGCGCGCCCACCCCTGAGGGGCGGGTTCGCGCAGCGCCAGCAGGCCGGCCGTGATGAGGGAGGCCACCGCCACCGCGGCGAGTCCGCCCAGGAGGACCGGATGGGGGCCGCGTCGTGGCTGGAGCCTGGGCAGGCGTGGGGAGCGGGCGGCTCCGGCGGCGGGCTCGACCCGGCGGAGCAGGGACTGCGCGGTGTGGGTGGCGCGGGCCTCGTGTGTCGGAGCGAGACAGTCGGTGACGATCTGCCGCCAGCTGCCCGGCAGTTCGGGCGAGAGATGCAGCTCCTCATGGCCCTGGGCGTAGCGCAGGACCGCGTCGCGGCGGGCGGCCTGGGTCGCCCCGGGGAACGGCGGACTGCCGGTCAGGACCAGGTGGGCGAGGATGCCGAAGGCCCAGATGTCGGCGGTGGGGCGGGTGCGGTGGCCGTGCTCTCCGACCTCTGCCCAGAGCAGCTCGGGCGGGGTGTAGTCGACGGTGGTGAACGCGGGGGAGTAGGCGTGTGTGCCCTGCAACTCGGCGGCCAGGTTGAAGTCCGCGAGCCGGACCGAACCGTCCGCCATCAGGAGGACGTTGGCCGGTTTGAGGTCGCCGTGGACCCAGCCCGCGTGGTGGAGGTGGGCCACTCCCTCACAGATCTGGGCGAGCAGTGAGGGGCCGCCGGGGACGGCAACCGCGCGGTCGGACCGTCTTGGGCGCCGTTCCCCGAGCCGTTCGAGCAGCTGGTCGAGGGAGCCCTCGGCGCGCTCCAGAACGAGGACGGTGGCGCCGTCGAGCGGCGGCTGGGACGGGTCGTCCACGGTCAGGGTCTCGTACATGCGGATGAGCCGCGGGCGCTGGAGCCGGCGAAGCAACTCCGTCTCCCGCTCGGCGAGTTCCTGGAGGTGACGCAGCTGGCGGGGGGTACGGGTGCCGGTGGGCAGGAACTTCAGGGCGGCCTCGGACGGCAGACCCTCGGTGGGCTCCACGCACCGGGCCGTGTACACCGTGCCGAAGCCCCCGGAGGCGATCGGCTCGCGGACCTCCCAGGCACCGACGCGGTACCCCTTCGGAACCGGTACGGCGTGTGTCGTTTCCTCATTCACCGTGCGGCCCTCTCCTTCAGCAGAGCCAGGTCGTCCTCCCGGACGAGGTCGAACCGCAGTGCCAGGGAGACCAGACGGTCCTTCTTGCCGTTGAGGCGCGGGCCGCCGCCCGGTGTCGCGTCGGGCATCGGCTTCAGCCGCAGCTTGACCGCGAGGTAGTCGATGTTCCACTGCACCGAAGTCCGCGAGACCGTCGGCCAGCTGGGCCGCAGCGACTCCACCAGTTCGTCGGCGGTGGGCGGCGAGGCATGCGGTTCGTCGCGCAGGCGCGGCGCGCACAGGGCGACCAGGACCAGGAAGTACCGTTTGCCGCGGTCGAGCGGGAAGGCGCACTCGGTGGGTGCGCCGTGCCGAGGGCCCGCGTGTTCCCTGTAGTCGTGGCGTGGCGCCCACACCTCGAAGCTCAGCAGCTCGCTCCCGGCGGGTAGGACCACGCGCGAGAACTCGAACGGGACCGGGGCGTCGAGCCGTCCCGGCGGGACCTTGATGTGCTCACCCGCGCCTTCCGGGTTCTCGATGACATACGTCTGCCCACGGCTGAGGTTGCTGAGCTTCCAGTAGGCGCCCGCCGCCGTGATCTCACCGGCCTCGCGGGACACGCCGTCGTGGGCGATGGTGAGGTGAGGGCCGTACGGTCGTGGCGTACGGCCGAAGGACAGGGACTCGCTCGGCCGGAGACGTAGATGGTCGTCCGGGCCGGTGCTGTGCGCAGGTACGACGATGATGCTGTGCATCGTGGTGGACCTCCCCCGAGGTGGAAACAGACGTCAGGGTAGGGAGAGGCACATAAGCGACCCATGGGCACGCAAAAGAGGCGTGTCCTACGCGAATCGGTCGGCCTCGGGGTGGTAGGGGACGTCATGTCCGACTGCGCAGCGCGGCCCAGGTGTTGGGGCCGACGTCTCCGTCGACCTTCAGTGCCTTGTCGCTCTGGAACACCCTGACCGCGGCCAGGGTGTCCTCGCCGAACTGGCCGTCGACCCCGGAGCCGCCGACACTGTAGCCGCGCTTGACGAGCATGCACTGCACCTGGGTGACGCGCTGGTTCTTGTCGCCGAACTGCGTCAACTCGGTGCCGGAGTAGTACGTGCACTGGGTGAGCCACGGCGGGGTGGCGGGCGTCGTCGCGGTCTTGGTGGGGGTGGCGCTCGGGACGGTGCCGGTGCCTCCGCTGCCGCCGCCTGCCGTGGCGGTGACGGTGGCCGTGGGCCGCGCACCTTCACCGGACCCGCCCGTCCCGTTCCCTGTCTCCTCACCCTTCCCGCCCTCTTCCTTCTCCTCCTTCTCCCTCTCTTTGTCTTCCTTGCCGGGGGAGGGCGAGGGCGACGCGGAGGAAGCGGGCGGGGACGAAGCCGCCTCGCCGTCCGGGGCCGTGGTTTCGACGGTCGTGCCCGACGAGGTGGTGTTGCCGAAGGGCGGACGGGTGAACAGAAAGGCACTCACCGCCACGACGCACACGGCGACCCCTGCGGCGATGACGAGATACGGCTTCCCACGCCTCTTGCCGCCGCCGGGCGGAGTCGGCGCACCGTGCCCGCCCGCCGGAGTCGGCGGCCCGTACTGCCCGTACGAGGCCGGGGGCGTGGCGGGCCCGAACGTGCCGGGTAGGGGCGGGGTGCCGTACACCCCCGGCGTCGGCGTCCCGCCGTACTGGCCCGGTGGTGTCGCCGGGCCGTAGCCGGGGCCGGGGGTGGGCGAGGCCACACGTTCCGTGGGCGCGCGGAAGCGGCCCGTCTGCCAGGCGGTGGCATGCTCCAGCTCCTGGCAGGCCCGCTGTCGGGCGAGCAGCCGGGCGGCCAGCGGTTCCTGCCACAAGGACGCGTGGCTGTGGCCGGCGGTCGTGGCCGCGTCGATCAGCCACTGTGGGGTGGGCCGGCCGGCGGGATCCTTGGAGAGGCAGGCGGAGAGCAGTTCGGCCAACGGCGGGTCAAGTGCCGCGACTTCGGTCATGACCTCGGGTTTGGGCTCCTCGAACGCGACGCGGTGCATCACGTCCACACCGGTGCCGTCGCCGAACGGGGCATGGCCGGTGACGGCGTAGACGATCGTGCCGGCGAGCGAGAACACATCGGAGGCGGTGTCGCAGCGGCCGTCCCGCAGGTACTCGGGCGACATGAAGGCAGGCGTGCCGACCCGGCTTCCGGTGATGGTGATCGCGCTGCTGTCCACGGCCCGGGAGATGCCGAAGTCGATGACGTGCGCGCCCTGGAGGGTCAGGATCACGTTGGACGGCTTGAGGTCGCGGTGCACGACTCCGGCCGTGGCCAGCGCCGACAGGGCGTGCCCGAG from Streptomyces sp. DSM 40750 includes these protein-coding regions:
- the sucD gene encoding succinate--CoA ligase subunit alpha, which produces MAIFLNKDSKVIVQGMTGATGMKHTKLMLADGSNIVGGVNPRKAGTTVDVDGTEIPVFGTVAEAIEKTGANVSVLFVPPAFAKAAVVEAIDAEIPLAVVITEGIAVHDSAAFYAYAVSQGNKTRIIGPNCPGLITPGQSNAGIIPGDITKPGRIGLVSKSGTLTYQMMYELRDIGFSSAVGIGGDPVIGTTHIDALAAFEADPDTDLIVMIGEIGGDAEERAADFIKANVKKPVVGYVAGFTAPEGKTMGHAGAIVSGSSGTAAAKKEALEAAGVKVGKTPTETAKLAREILGG
- a CDS encoding RNA polymerase sigma factor, which translates into the protein MTETAGKPSVPSVPSVPSGEAEWYQQPLCADDADDPDLAPPPLTPGQAFDALYAYCAPTLVQQTYLLTGRHRLAREAVERAFQLAWQRWPEVAVDRDPAGWVRAAAHEYALSPWHCLRPWRREPQPADPTDRALLSALLELPPPYRRTLLLYDGVGLDLPDTAAETEASTPAAAGRLLYARATVTARLQEQVPPDDLPRLLAELPADIDPGPTEPIVLRARADLRARRWTHTALVFTIFLLTTTALSVRTAPDHYEPPVPQGTPVRGVPPRAAPGPLSQPQQKLRAKLRSAAAAGPERVHPEAH
- a CDS encoding cell division protein PerM; translation: MADVTHATDSNDPTAGPDHPTDHSRSAAPTAPTAPMRPLAPMSSPSTTFSSSSSSPLALLASLYERSRGRSSHLAAGMLGGVLAAGLGLGVFAALVTLLWISSPYPDSGPGGALRVAAALWLLSHGVELVRTDTLTGAPAPVGLVPLLLLALPVVLLHRSARDHADDGFGASARTTWAGLVTGYAVVGAAVTLYASGGVLRPSWLWAALCVPLLAALAAGTGVWAAHGRPQLPLPALLGGAPETEGRRHLAAAAGRAAGAGVLVLAGGGALLVAVSLAWHGGVARDTFLQLTEGWSGRFAVLLLCLALVPNAALWAAAYALGPGFVLGAGHITGPLHATAPAALLPPFPLLAAVPEGGGTPGYWVVGAVPLAAGMTVGWFTAARATADRTAPWSASRTIAATLLAALMSAVAVALLALLAGGSLGVATLADFGPVWWQAGGAAGAWVGAAGMPVALVARWWRVLVLVRARKAATGQEKRSGAAAVLRRASGANAGVRVPGDLRAAGAEAAPGQSGRQHVAADGASGGPPATDQPPRPSSWPHRQPPAKRSRRLPAWLSRGKRPPAELPSPGGPTVTPSPNSNPSASLTDGLESYDALDPYALDPYAFESAPVPPPVRDLDSRTARRPTLRREVSSTGLPSTGLPSTGLPSTGLSSTGRNAYERAPDAAPHSDSGLRPNATSDPEPDASPGEADD
- the purN gene encoding phosphoribosylglycinamide formyltransferase, whose protein sequence is MAAKPVAKRLVVLVSGSGTNLQALLDAIATTGVEAYGAEIVAVGADRGGIEGLARAERAGLPTFVCRVKDHGTREEWDVALAEAVAAYEPDLVVSAGFMKIVGKEFLARFGGRFVNTHPALLPSFPGAHGVRDALAYGARVTGCTVHFVDDGVDTGPIIAQGVVEIRDEDDESALHERIKEVERRLLVDVVGRLARNGYRIEGRKVVIQ
- the purH gene encoding bifunctional phosphoribosylaminoimidazolecarboxamide formyltransferase/IMP cyclohydrolase codes for the protein MTADSTVTAESGQSGTSDQRVIRRALVSVYDKTGLEDLARGLHEAGVELVSTGSTAGRIAAAGVPVTKVEELTGFPECLDGRVKTLHPKVHAGILADLRLEDHRRQLAELGVEPFDLVVVNLYPFRETVASGATPDECVEQIDIGGPSMVRAAAKNHPSVAVVTSPARYADVLTAVKDGGFDLATRKRLAAEAFRHTAEYDIAVSSWFASSYAPADDSQFPSFLATSLERANTLRYGENPHQPAALYTAGTGGLAEAEQLHGKEMSFNNYTDTDAARRAAYDHAEPAVAIIKHANPCGIAIGADVAEAHRKAHACDPLSAFGGVIAVNRPVSKEMAEQVAEIFTEVIVAPDYEDGALEALAKKKNIRVLRCPDSPAHPIDVKPIDGGALLQVTDRLQADGDDPANWTLATGEVLSADELAELAFAWKACRAVKSNAILLAKDGASVGVGMGQVNRVDSAKLAVERAGAERAQGSYAASDAFFPFPDGLEILTEAGVKAVVQPGGSVRDELVVEAAQKAGITMYFTGTRHFFH
- a CDS encoding M23 family metallopeptidase, whose product is MRTSTPVRRKASVALGATALALSLSAGLNAGTSYAGQPSGAESAGVAAAAAKPKFQMPLKCNTKWQLNTWGHNPAIDIVVNGNPGSDGRPVYTGYKGKVVKAYYDKGAGNMIIINHGGGWYTAYYHLQDKATKYVKVGQKVGAKTQIGRIGSTGSNGGSWAHLHYEQRYKKSGIPGQKDRKPVHFNGKRYTGHNQTWKGVVSKNC
- a CDS encoding protein kinase domain-containing protein, producing MNEETTHAVPVPKGYRVGAWEVREPIASGGFGTVYTARCVEPTEGLPSEAALKFLPTGTRTPRQLRHLQELAERETELLRRLQRPRLIRMYETLTVDDPSQPPLDGATVLVLERAEGSLDQLLERLGERRPRRSDRAVAVPGGPSLLAQICEGVAHLHHAGWVHGDLKPANVLLMADGSVRLADFNLAAELQGTHAYSPAFTTVDYTPPELLWAEVGEHGHRTRPTADIWAFGILAHLVLTGSPPFPGATQAARRDAVLRYAQGHEELHLSPELPGSWRQIVTDCLAPTHEARATHTAQSLLRRVEPAAGAARSPRLPRLQPRRGPHPVLLGGLAAVAVASLITAGLLALREPAPQGWARCARGDICFFSKADGQGEMCNWYDYDLDWHDEFIPCAWVKDSRPKSAFNNGYDDPEFIVVQLFSEPDYKSPSGCVLDNTKVNFPGDGPLVRSHKWAPECGPGGSP
- a CDS encoding FHA domain-containing protein, translated to MHSIIVVPAHSTGPDDHLRLRPSESLSFGRTPRPYGPHLTIAHDGVSREAGEITAAGAYWKLSNLSRGQTYVIENPEGAGEHIKVPPGRLDAPVPFEFSRVVLPAGSELLSFEVWAPRHDYREHAGPRHGAPTECAFPLDRGKRYFLVLVALCAPRLRDEPHASPPTADELVESLRPSWPTVSRTSVQWNIDYLAVKLRLKPMPDATPGGGPRLNGKKDRLVSLALRFDLVREDDLALLKERAAR